The Vitis vinifera cultivar Pinot Noir 40024 chromosome 7, ASM3070453v1 genomic interval ATTGTATGTACGAGAGGGATACAAATGTCAGAATAGTAtggttaattaaaatatatcattaaatttaaggaaaattcTACAGTGCCGTTGAAAAAGTTgtatttaaatagaaaaaaataaatttaaattaaaaaaactaaaattcatgtataaaataataaaattatttttaaaatataaacttttttttttttttgataatatacAATTATCATAACGTGGGCTTTTATCATACCTGAATCACtgattaatatataaaaaataagaacaagacacaagtaaatatcaataaaagaaaaaatattttttttttaaactttgagaaaaaaattcttaataattataaaaataagtaagatattaaataaaattataattttatgataattaaatatatttagttttaaactAGTTGAGGTGAGTGAAATTTAAAGCctgtttaatcatatttttaaaaatttattttttattttattattttaaaataaattttaaaaccaagtttagaaaaatatgatcaatgattcatgttttcattttatctaaacgatttttatttgttatttgaaaattattttatatttcactttatttttaacaattattttcataaaataatgatcaaataatattataaatttttaagaataattttctggttttaaaaaaaataaaaactatttttaaaacacgCTCTTAAATTTATTGGATAAATTTAAATCAATGATTACACACATCCAAAATAATGAGAGTATTGGTAAggtaaagataaataaataaaatcctaTTTTGAGATTAATATTGGTAAGATTTAAAAAAACCATATAATATTTGTGATTGGATAAGATTTTTGGAACTAAGACCCACGTATCAATTAATGGTGAGATGAAGTGTGTGCCAAAACACTTCAACTTCTTTCTCCACTGATAATGTGGCTGGGGGCTTTAGTTGCATTTGTGGCCCACGAAAGTGATATatgttttttctcctttttctcacCTCCCAAGCACGCATGTACTACTCACGGATGTCtgacaagagagagagagtcaatACAGACCAGTGATAGTAGCGTGAGATAGGTTTGTAGCGGAGGCGATCTTAGGCCGTACAGAGCTATGTGGTAGGGTTGTAGTGTTGTAGGGGGAGGTACACTAGTATCAAAGTCgtgatttttttgtttgtagaaATACTGGTGGATCTGCATGCTGCCAAGGATTTGCTTGTACCGCATGTTTCTCTTTGCCTAACCAAACTGAAGAGACTGATTGGCTGCTAAGGATTTCGTTCGCTTGGAACTTGGTCATTAGTCGTCCAGACTAAGATTCAAGTGGTTTCACTTAGGGCTAGGGCTTGTTTGGCTGCATGAGAGGCTACcttcgctttttttttttttttttggttggaaGTTGAAATTAATGCTGTAAGCTTGACATGATAGAGATTTCAAACTTTATTATCAAGTTTTTTCTAATTtgcaaaatagattttttttttaaaaaagaaatatttatgtaaaggaataaaatagttttacatttaaaagaaaaagtattttaatttattaatatttaaatattaaatatgaatgGAAAGAATATGAATATATATGATTGTTTTtgtgaatattttaatttattaatagttcatgttaatgaaaattaaaagttaGTTTTTGTGAATATATATGAttgttttatgctttttttaatcaattactttgaaaacttttctaatggagagagagagagccatgCATGCAGAAGAAGTCGACTACAAATGAAAACAGCAGCTTACGTATTTGATTACTGTGTCTAACCAATAGAAGGAGCCTCCTCACAGCACACTCAAAACTGGAGCCTCCAATTCCAAAcccttaattaaaaaccattaaaaaaaaacacaccacTGTAGATTAGATATACAGCTTCCACACCAAAACCCTAGTCCGAATATTCATACCCTAAACCCTATTCTAAAGCACTACCATTTCTTCTAACAGCAACAGCATGCAGAGGACTCTTCATCTCACATGAGAGTTTCAACACCTCGGTCAGGTCCACTGGGTGAGCCACGTCTTGGATCCACCTAAAATGGTGCACCAGCTTGGCCACCCACAGGCTCACGGTGACAAGACCCAGGTTCTTCCCTGGGCACACCCTCCGACCAGCTCCGAAAGGAGCCAGCCTCAGGTCGCTACCTCTCACGTCCACGTCAGCCCCGCCCGCGCTCTCGAGGAACCTCTCCGGGTTGAACTCCGACGGGTTGGGCCAGATTTTGGGGTCGTGGGTGATGGCCCACATGTTGACCATGGCGGTTGTGTTAGTGGGGACGAGCATGCCGTTGCTGAGCTGGACATCTGATGTGGACAGCCTGGCCCAGGAAAGGAGTGGGCCCGGTGGATGGACCCTAAGAGCCTCCTTCACTACAGCCTGCAAGTAGGGCAGTTTGGCCACGTCAGCGTCTGTCACGCTCTTGTTCATCACCATCATGTCCAGTTCGGTCTGAAGCTTGGTTTGTACCTCAGGGTGCAACACCAGTTCGGCCATGACCCACTCGGTTAACAGTGCGGTCGTATCAGTGCCTCGGAATATCATTTCCTGAAACCGTAAGCTCAGTGAGTCAACTCAGTCTCAATTGTAATGACGAAGAAACGATAGAAAGATAAAACACCTGGGACGTACCCATAACACAGCAACCATGTCGTCTTCATGAAGCTTCTCTTCACCGTCCAAAGAGAGGAGAACGTCGACGAAATCAGAATTATCAGACAGCCTGCTGGACTCACCGAGTCGGTGTTCCTGGATGATGCCTCGGACGAGTTTTCTGACTCGGGGAACGAGTTTGGAGCAACGTTCATTGATACGAAACGGGTCGTAGAAGTAGCTCAGCCATGGAAGATAATCCGACCAGTTGAAAGCACCAAGAAGCTCGAACCCTTCTTTGACCATGGCTCTCAGCTCATTGAGTTCGTTGCTATCATGCGTCGGATCGTACCTCTTACCAAACACGCTACCCATGATGTTGTTGAGAGCCGCCGCCTGAAGATGCTTCCTTAAACACACTGCCCCATGCAGGGCCTGCTCATCGGCTATGCTGCACAGCATGGCGGCGCAGTCTAGCTGTCGGCCAGCTTCATGGGCTGCGATGCGCTTGGGCGCAAAGAGGTGGGACGACGCAATTCTTCTAAGGAGCCGCCAGTGGGCACCATTTGGAGCAAACCCAATGGCGCGGCTAAACATGAGGCTCTTCGCCGACTGTTTGATCGGACGATCGGCAAAGTGAGGGGAGGCCAGGATTTCACGGGCGGTGTGAGGGTCAGAAGCTACCACAACCGGAGTGGAACCAAGGCTGAAAGCCATCAGCTGGGTAGCACCTCTACTGACAGCCATAGAAGCCAGCGAGCGGTGAGCCAACCCGCGAGTGAGAGTGAGCAAGCTTCCAAAGATAGGAAGACCTCGAGCCCCAGGAATAGAAACACGCCCTCTTTCATTCCTCCTATTCTTCCAGGCGATCCCACCAACAGCAAAACCCCAGGCAAAAAGCGAAGCACAGGCAAAAGCAATTAACAAAGACCCCAAAACATACCCATCAAGTAAGTTTCCGGATCCAAGAAAAGCAGGGAGTGTGAACACCCACCAGTTGGTATCCTTGGAAACCAAACCCAACTCCATTACAGCatagaaatagaaaagaaagaagattgACTCAGCGTAGCCAAAGGAGAAGATGATGGACGGTGAGGAGAAAATGTGAGATGGGGGAGTATAAATAGGGGAGCAAGGGGGTTCGATGCTTGGATTCCCGTGGAGCCTGTAAACGAGAGAGATAGATGGAGGGTGGGCTTTGCATGAGAGCATTGAGGGGTTAAAACCTTGAACGGCGCATGTCCATATGTAGAGTTACAGAGAACATTGAATGAGACCCATAGATTCTGACTAGTGAGGGTGAAAACGGCGAGCGAATTTTGGGAATTGATAgtgagagggagagggagagagaaagaggagagaGAGTGAGCTGCTGAGCGATCTGGACGGCCAGGGGCAATACTTGCTGTTCAAGGAACGCATTGAGAGCTGTGACGGGTTGGGTGTATTAATAAGAGACTGAACAGCTGAGCCAGAAAGAGACTGAGATAGGGTTGGGTGTATTAATGTCAAAGCTGAGAATAACTTTTTGCTACATAATCTTATATAAACTCTCACAATAATAtattcaaagattttttttttaaatctattatttcGTTTTTCAATTTACCCGGTTTCCCACTTATCTTACCATTTCGCTAAAACCTTATTCGACACagtttttaaatctaaattaattaattcatatttaaaaataattttatcgagaatctaattctaaaaaattgtctTATTACGAGCCTTTTAAGGTAAGGCTcagtgaaaaataaaacttcaaaatttaTTCTCATATTAGTTTTGTTCTTACCATTTTCCCATTATCATGGTAcatgaaaagcaaaaaaaaaaattatttataaatatccGTAaagtgtttatatttttttatataaaaaaatataaataattttataaatattatagatCAAAAACAAGATAAACGTCtatgaaataaaaacattcattaGGATATAGATGTGTAAAATATTCTCATCTTTATGGAGTTAGACGTAGCTGAATAATTATGTTTAAACCTCGTATGATTTTACATgtgttaataatttaattttttgttaaacatGCCTACAAAAGCCtttgttgaaaatatttaaatttgaagattttagaaagAGTAAAGAAAATGTAAAAGCTAATtgtaaaaagaatttttaattaaaagtaaaaatgaaattttatcatttttattaattgaatatttataattttgaattaccAACATATAGGtttgaatacattttttttttaattttaaaattaattttggataaaatataaaaactcttaaaaacttccattaaaaaataaacaaatttaaaaactatttagaaaaattgatgTGTACAATTTTTtacaacttcaaaatttttttttttttaaatctacaaacataaaataaacatatttttctgTAGAGTTTTTaccatttatataaaaattattagtattttcatggtttttaaaactatatataaaaaaaagagctacacatcaaatttaaaaatcttttaaaat includes:
- the LOC100257640 gene encoding cytochrome P450 78A7, with the protein product MLSCKAHPPSISLVYRLHGNPSIEPPCSPIYTPPSHIFSSPSIIFSFGYAESIFFLFYFYAVMELGLVSKDTNWWVFTLPAFLGSGNLLDGYVLGSLLIAFACASLFAWGFAVGGIAWKNRRNERGRVSIPGARGLPIFGSLLTLTRGLAHRSLASMAVSRGATQLMAFSLGSTPVVVASDPHTAREILASPHFADRPIKQSAKSLMFSRAIGFAPNGAHWRLLRRIASSHLFAPKRIAAHEAGRQLDCAAMLCSIADEQALHGAVCLRKHLQAAALNNIMGSVFGKRYDPTHDSNELNELRAMVKEGFELLGAFNWSDYLPWLSYFYDPFRINERCSKLVPRVRKLVRGIIQEHRLGESSRLSDNSDFVDVLLSLDGEEKLHEDDMVAVLWEMIFRGTDTTALLTEWVMAELVLHPEVQTKLQTELDMMVMNKSVTDADVAKLPYLQAVVKEALRVHPPGPLLSWARLSTSDVQLSNGMLVPTNTTAMVNMWAITHDPKIWPNPSEFNPERFLESAGGADVDVRGSDLRLAPFGAGRRVCPGKNLGLVTVSLWVAKLVHHFRWIQDVAHPVDLTEVLKLSCEMKSPLHAVAVRRNGSALE